The following are from one region of the SAR202 cluster bacterium genome:
- a CDS encoding redoxin domain-containing protein, which translates to MPESYEGKVRAPEFPSGLDWMNSDRPVALSEFRGKIVILDFWTFCCINCMHILPQLAKLEQKYPDELAVIGVHSAKFMAEKSSEAIRQAILRYHIEHPVVNDKDFTIWRSYGVRAWPTLMFIDPEGKVIGRHQGEISFDSLDRVVADMVRQFDSRGILDRHRIKLTLEKDKERDRPLSCPGKVLADAASGRLFIADSNHNRVVVATLDGVVTDVVGSGHAGLADGDFASAAFNNPQGMAIDGDALYVADARSHAVRRIDLAAKSVTTIAGAGGQAMRLHRGGHGPDVQLNSPYDLALHNGALFIAMAGFHQIWKMDLASGLIGPHAGSGTEGIADGPAAEAMLAQPYGIATDGDALYFADSETSAVRRADIHDGGAVTTIVGTDLFQFGDADGVGEDARLQHVQGLALHNGLLYITDTYNNKIKTVDPATREAVTFAGDRDPGMSDGAFHEARFYEPAGVSPAHGKLYVADPNNHAIRVIDIPTRWTRTLTLDWSRLPEAARTGATGGR; encoded by the coding sequence ATGCCGGAGTCTTACGAGGGTAAAGTGAGGGCGCCTGAGTTCCCGTCCGGCCTGGACTGGATGAACTCGGACCGCCCGGTCGCGCTTAGTGAGTTTCGCGGCAAAATTGTCATCCTGGACTTCTGGACCTTCTGCTGCATTAACTGCATGCATATCCTCCCGCAGCTCGCAAAACTAGAACAGAAATACCCGGATGAGCTCGCGGTGATCGGGGTCCACTCGGCAAAGTTCATGGCGGAGAAATCGAGCGAGGCCATACGCCAGGCGATACTCCGTTACCACATTGAGCACCCGGTCGTTAATGACAAGGACTTCACAATATGGAGATCGTACGGCGTTCGCGCATGGCCGACCCTCATGTTCATCGATCCCGAAGGAAAAGTGATCGGCCGACACCAGGGCGAGATCTCTTTTGATTCACTGGACCGTGTGGTGGCGGATATGGTGAGGCAGTTCGACTCCAGGGGCATCCTTGACCGGCATAGGATCAAGCTGACCCTCGAGAAGGACAAGGAGCGCGACCGCCCTCTCTCCTGCCCCGGCAAAGTCCTCGCGGACGCCGCTTCCGGGCGGCTCTTCATCGCGGACTCGAACCACAACCGCGTCGTCGTCGCAACTCTGGACGGCGTGGTGACGGACGTTGTGGGCAGCGGTCATGCGGGCCTCGCGGACGGAGACTTCGCATCGGCCGCGTTCAACAACCCCCAGGGAATGGCGATAGACGGCGACGCCCTGTATGTCGCCGACGCCAGGTCACACGCCGTGCGCCGGATCGACCTTGCGGCAAAGTCCGTCACCACAATCGCCGGCGCTGGCGGCCAGGCGATGCGCCTCCATCGCGGCGGCCACGGGCCTGACGTGCAGCTCAACTCTCCTTACGACCTTGCGCTGCATAACGGCGCGCTATTTATCGCGATGGCAGGCTTCCACCAGATATGGAAGATGGACCTTGCATCCGGCCTCATCGGGCCGCATGCCGGCTCCGGCACAGAAGGCATCGCGGACGGGCCGGCGGCGGAAGCGATGCTGGCCCAGCCGTACGGGATCGCGACAGACGGCGACGCTCTCTATTTCGCGGACAGCGAGACGAGCGCCGTCCGGCGGGCGGACATCCACGACGGCGGCGCGGTCACGACTATCGTCGGGACGGACCTCTTCCAGTTCGGCGACGCGGACGGCGTGGGAGAGGACGCCCGCCTCCAGCATGTGCAGGGCCTTGCCCTTCACAATGGGCTTCTTTACATCACGGACACCTACAACAACAAGATCAAGACCGTCGACCCTGCGACCCGTGAGGCGGTGACATTCGCAGGCGATCGCGACCCCGGCATGTCCGACGGCGCATTCCACGAGGCACGGTTCTACGAGCCGGCCGGCGTAAGCCCTGCACATGGTAAGCTGTACGTGGCAGATCCGAACAACCATGCGATACGCGTAATCGACATCCCCACTCGATGGACCAGAACCCTGACCCTGGACTGGAGTCGCTTGCCGGAAGCGGCCCGGACAGGGGCCACAGGGGGCCGCTGA